A single window of Anopheles moucheti chromosome 2, idAnoMoucSN_F20_07, whole genome shotgun sequence DNA harbors:
- the LOC128300294 gene encoding uncharacterized protein LOC128300294: MFDCFCLWPPLPAADADKNVPFQTFPNQRVPSSVDSLPYVAEFLHQLHGYRVRYAPYLYRYALLINAIETVLSVYAVLTQAGWDHRLQWRPLWHIPKYLRINFALAVSLLTIYSNLAAIVGLLTYRTFLLWPSIWLHLGTFALELWYLMGNKRTTLPPVCLRKFDLNVCQNETDKWRSPLMVFLLGFHLSIAIAVYLNVDDLKPVSGTAHGTDWYGLRSF; this comes from the exons ATGTTTGACTGTTTTTGTCTTTGGCCACCGCTACCGGCGGCCGATGCGGACAAAAACGTGCCATTTCAAACTTTTCCCAATCAGCGTGTACCGTCATCGGTGGACAGCTTGCCGTACGTTGCCGAATTCCTGCACCAGCTGCACGGTTACCGGGTGCGGTATGCACCGTACCTTTACCGGTACGCCCTGCTCATCAACGCCATCGAAACG GTGCTGTCGGTGTATGCAGTGCTGACACAAGCCGGGTGGGACCATCGGCTGCAATGGCGTCCACTGTGGCACATTCCGAAGTATTTGCGAATCAATTTTGCCCTGGCCGTGTCACTGCTAACCATTTACTCGAATCTGGCAGCGATCGTTGGTTTGCTCACG TATCGAACGTTTCTACTTTGGCCGTCCATTTGGCTCCATCTCGGCACGTTTGCGCTGGAGCTGTGGTACCTGATGGGCAACAAACGGACTACGCTACCGCCGGTTTGCTTACGGAAGTTTGACCTAAATGTTTGCCAAAACGAAACGGACAAATGGCGGTCCCCATTGATGGTTTTCCTGCTTGGCTTCCATCTATCGATAGCGATCGCTGTTTACCTGAACGTGGATGACCTAAAGCCCGTTTCAGGTACGGCACACGGTACGGATTGGTACGGTCTGCGTTCATTTTAA